The genomic stretch gaGACGTAATATTGGTTACATGAAGCACATATGTTATCGGCAGAATTGAGGTTAAACGAAAAGCAGACGACGAGTTGTTAGATCGAAAAATAGCattcgatttatataataatatatatgtggatTAATATAAACGTTGTCTgttataaaattgaatgatataaaaataattaacaaatatttcctcaccctttttcccttttttcggTTGAGATTCCTGCATCTTTCACTGATTTCAAAGatcaactttatttttataaaataaatattttttccctttccgaatttcttaatatattaaattttattacgtttttaaTTGTCCTTTCTATCATACGGATGATATCTGTATGCAGATCCTTCTGTACTCTGATCACGAAAAAGGCTGTACACCTACGATCAAATCATGCCATACATACtccatatatacaataaacgGTAAAGAATGGTCTGAAGTTGTTTAGAAATATCTTTAGTCAAATATCGTTTCAACACTGCAATCGCGCCCAacaaacttttattatcgaatactATCGatgtttttaaagattttcacATTTTCTGATATTAACCAATCACGTAACCAATCAGTGTATTCCTACATAGTCACACGTGATTGGCTTACTACATCACTTTACATTTtacgagataaaaatatattcaaaatgttatttctttacggaatatttcgagaataaattatattttctctttttttctctctctatatatatgtaaattaattcataaagcaagcaaacgtaaataaaaaatgaattaaatgtaCACTGGAAGAACGTCTGCCATTGGTTCGTTCTATCGACGTCAACCAATCAACTCGcagtataaaaatgtttacgtatatacaagATAACGTTAAAATCAACCAATCAACGTCGTTTTCTTGTGTGACGTCAACGAAGGCGCCAAATGTATATTTCTTAATCTAGTAAATTAGCACGcgctaaaataaaaactaaaatcTACTTGTAATTTTGAAGATTATTCAATATcatgtttatattgttatataaagtTTCAAATGTAAATAGACATGATTATCAGAATAAAGTATGAAACAACTACTTGAcagagaaaaatgagagagaaaaaagtaaaatcaaGCATATTCCATGTTATCAGGAATTTGATAAGAAGTTTCGATTCAATTAATCAAAAGATTAATACAATCTACAAAAAGTAAAGtcatcattttcctttttctttttctctcttttttctttttgtttgttttttttcttttttttttttttttttaatgtatatcTGAAAAATAAACATTGTGAAGATATTGAATacggaaaattttatattacattctaaatctattaattttattactctGCAACATATTCTTATCAGATATTGTCTGTCACTTAAgacgatatattttaaaagtacttacgtttataaaatcataagACATTGACCACttgatatatattgtttaaatattattatatgtataatcaaTTTAGATTTTATCTCTGAGTGATCTAAGAGcttatcaatttaaaatatcattggaTTTAAAGTACTATCTAATAAaggaattttataaattacgtAATAAATCGTAAACCACATTATACTTTTATTcatatgaagagaaaaaaaaaacgaaggagaACAAAGAACAATCGAATGTTTatgataatacaaattaaCGAATTGATTTAagtattttattgttgttattttttttttttttttttttttatttatttttttcttcttgagaAATCTCCCAACTCGATGCCTTATACAAAATATCACCATGCGTGTTTTATTTACAAGTCTCGGAAAAGTACAAggttttatgtattatttacacTTTTCCGTgatttatacacatacatacgcatatatatatatatatatatatatatatatatatatatgcatatacattaaataatttctacatACAAAATACATTCTTAAGGTATTTCGAATATCGCCGAAATCcaatgttctttttatttcgcaGCTCGAGTTTTCTGCATTGCTAATCCATCGTATTGGGTAATGCAATTTGCGGCGGGACTATTTCGAAGGAGCAATGAAAGGCAGCAAAGCGCGAAACACGTAACACAACGTAGTGAAAGCATGTTATTACATGGATTACGACGCATATAGAATTCGAATCGACATTACCCCAGTAACCGTGTGTATAAGATAATAACTCGGTACGAATTAACATCCATCTTAATGCATCTACCATTgcacaatatttttttacggcGTTAttcaaatgtataatatttattcgtaattGATATATActaatctaataaaattacgCATAATATgccgatcttttctttttttttttttttcgtaagatCGTTCGtcagaattaattaataattaattaatgattatctCACACGCAAGCGAATAACATTATCGTATTGAGCGCCGCTGAAAGTGTATGTCTGTTGTTCGATGGGGTGATGGGGGAGGGGgcggggaaagaaagaaaagaaaagaaaaaagaaaaagaaaagaaaaaaaaagaaaaaagaaaatttcaacgtTCTCAATAGCACCCATTGTCGTGTTATCAATCTCCATTTTTTGGACTCtcgataagaagaatattaaatttttttttttcttttctttctttccttcttttaaacGAGTTCGTTCTTACGAACGCTAACTTCTTCGaaacgaaatttttcaattgaaatcgatgtaaaatattttttgcaaataaaaatttctaagatATTTGCACGATATCAAGAAACTTAtcgaaattttaatgaaagttCAAATAGTCGATTGTTATAAAAGGAATttagattatataaaagaactGTGTATCAGTTCGGTTTTAATCGAAAGTACTCAAATCAATTTAAAtctaaaatcgatcgatttgattGACGTTTGTCATTtcgaacaagaagaaagagagagaaagagatacaaacagagagagagagagagagagagagagagaaaaagaaagagagagagagagtacttGAAGTAGAGTATGATCGCACgattagaaaaacaaagagatccaattgtttttgttagttaaaatgacgaaaaagaaaaataaaaaaagaaaaaaaaaatagaaaagaaaaataaaagaaaacaaaagagtgAAATCATTTCGACGAAGAATCATCACTCATCGCTTTATAATTACGACGATATCTTTCCTGCTTTCTCTTGTTTCtcaatatcgtttttacgcCGCctctcctctctatctcttctgaCGAATTCAGGATCGTTCCAATATTGAACCTCTCCGCTCgcgtaaaatatgaaaattaaattggtAACAACGAAAACAGCGAATACGACCCAAAATACGAGTCTCCACTCAGTCATCAATTCATTCGGCGTAAGTGCTCTTACGATGTAAGGTGTAAGGATACCACTTAAAGCACCTATTCCATTTACCACAGCCATCAGCGAGCCAGAATAATTTGGACTGAGATCAAGTCCATTTACCTTCATGCCGGGATAGAAAGTACctgttgaaagaaaataattcattttgtttttatcttttctattgtttcttttcttttatcaccCTCTTCCCTTACATTccattttacaaaaataaataaatacaatccGTACATACCCATCAGAGTCATTCCAATGGTAAACATAACAACGACAATGGTCCTGTCACATTCGCCATAGGATGCCCCAACTAAGAAAGCACCAGGCCCAATGGAAGCTATCGTTGTCCCGAGTTTTCGTACATTCGTACGCGACATAAATCCACTTGTAATCATCTTGTCGGCCAACCAGGATGATATTAAACTAGATATCCACATGCAAAGATATGGAAGAGAAGACAAATATCCGTTGTTCTTGATTGAGAACTTCATTACGTTGTTCATGTACGTTGGGAGATCAGTGACCATCGTGAAGAAGCCCCAATCGTGACCAACTTGAGCGGCTACCAAAGCCCAAAATGGTACTGACGTAAACATGTGTCGCCATGGTACCAATGGCGGTTTCTTATGTGTATGAGCGCTCATTCGGTCGtgcaaatatttcaattcgCGCTCTGATATGAACGGATGCTCGTCCGGATTGTTATAACATAATATGATCCACATAATGAACCATAATATACCTATCGCACCGAAAACATAAAAAACTGCAGCCCAACCTATCGGTGAATCTTGAAGGATCACACCGGAAACGGAAGTACCGAAAACTGTGCCGAGTAAAGCACCAGCGAATACCAACGAGCCAAGTTTCGATCTCTCTTCCGGAGGTGTCCATTGCGCTAACATCGAATTCAATGCAGGAAATGTCGTACCCTCGCCTAAACCCATCAAGAAACGTAGAACGATAAGTGCAGTAGCTCCGCCCCATTTTACTGCAACCGGTGTTAAAAGTGTTGTCACTGCGGTAGAAAGAATTCCTAAACCGAGCGAGTACTTTCCACCGAATCTTTCAGCCAAAAGACCTCCTGGCAGATGAGTTATTATGTATCCCCAATAGAACGCCGACAATATCGTGCTCTGAAATAgcgagagaaacagaaaaaaaaaaaaaaaaaaagaaaaagaaaaacatcagTACACGTgttagtttaaaaaaaagagataaaaagagtgaaagagtttaaatgaaaacaaataagATTTGATTAAATGTATGTGTCATAATTGCACATATCGCATATAGAACtttaaaatagtatatataattatttcaatttgtatTCGTATCATAGGAAATTATGAAggaaaacattatattattataacgttcTTGATCGGTcaattgcctttttttttcccctcacCTGTTGTCCTACACTCCAATCGTAAGTGCCAGATTGTTTCTGCTCGACTGGATGATCTTCTTGAAAAACAGGACAAGTATTGTCGAGCGAGGTTACATTTGTTGTTTTATTACTAGGTATGACCATTTGCGTCAAGGCTATCGACAGGCATACTCTCATGACGTAGGCATTGAAGATCGCAAAAAAGCCCATCACGGCGAATACCAAACGTTGCGGTACTCCCGCACCTAAAACAAAACCGGTAACACGTTCGATGTGTTTAGAATCGAACTATCGAACGATCTAGTGACTTGAATTCTACATATCGCTAGAGACGTGAACGTTCGATCATAGAATTCCAAACGATTGCATTCACCGTTGCCTTCTATCGTTTTGGTTAACATAACAAACATagaatacgtacatacatacatacatgtatatggtatacgaataaaataaattggtgATCGAGACTTTTCtaagatcttttttctttttttttttttttttttctatatatttattctttttctctgattttttttacttccccttcttcttcttttttttttttctttttctttgcggAATGATCGACCATGATATAAGAGGTAGTATACACGGTAGTAGAACGAAAAATCCTCGAcatctatttaaaaatttatttccgtCTTCCTTATTATACCAATTAGACATTTAAACGGCATCAAGATTTCTAATACCGATATACTAGATAATTTCatggtatataattaattaagattaataattattgtttgtaaACTTGCGAATGCAAATATTAATAtgcaattattaaagattaattcaGCATTCTGttattaagaataacgatagagagagagagagagagagagagagatagagaaacaaTGATTCACATCATAAACATAGAATATCGAAAGCCGAGGTCAAATCGTGGTACCAAGAGAGGCATCAAAATTCGAAGGACATGACCCTTGGGAGTACGTTTACCCTGATACGACGATGGCATGTCGATCACGATCGACAAACTTCCGTTCCAGTCGAAAGCACGATctacgacagagagagagagagagagagagagagagagagaaagaagagaaaaatagagaaaaagagagaggagatcgATAGAAGGTCTTGTACACCATGCATTTACGTGCTCCTCGCGACAAAGTCGATCGTTACGTCGAAAGGAAAGCAGGAACTCGAGAACGAGGGTCGAGTCGAGGTCGAGGTAAACTCTGCGCCAAGAGAATTGCAATTAGCAATCGTTGGATCTTACGTTAGATTTTATCAGAATAGAATggatgcgagagagagagagagagagagggcaaaattatcgatagatactaataaagagaaagggacCAAGAATcgaaagtaattataaaattcaacCTTCGTTAATTTTCTCCGGagtatcgattattattaattaaaattaaaaaaaaaaaaaaagaaaaaaaaaggaaaaagaaaaaaaaggaaaaagaaaaaaaaggaagaggaaaaaaaaaaggaaaagaacaaacaatCCCATTCTCTGACCGACCAAGAATTCTATCTGTTAGAACAGTGGTTCTCAACTTTCGCAATAACGACAACTCTCGTTATAACTAggtaacaaattttcttttcttttatttatttatttatttatttatttatttatttatttatttatttatttatttatttttgtcttaaAGTTTCTttcctataataaaaaaattttttatcgattaatatattCCAAGTGGATGTTCACTTTGACACCAGAAATTCTTCGTAATCTCTCGTATCTCATCGTAATCCCATC from Vespa crabro chromosome 6, iyVesCrab1.2, whole genome shotgun sequence encodes the following:
- the LOC124425249 gene encoding putative inorganic phosphate cotransporter; translated protein: MLSAWKVCCAGVPQRLVFAVMGFFAIFNAYVMRVCLSIALTQMVIPSNKTTNVTSLDNTCPVFQEDHPVEQKQSGTYDWSVGQQSTILSAFYWGYIITHLPGGLLAERFGGKYSLGLGILSTAVTTLLTPVAVKWGGATALIVLRFLMGLGEGTTFPALNSMLAQWTPPEERSKLGSLVFAGALLGTVFGTSVSGVILQDSPIGWAAVFYVFGAIGILWFIMWIILCYNNPDEHPFISERELKYLHDRMSAHTHKKPPLVPWRHMFTSVPFWALVAAQVGHDWGFFTMVTDLPTYMNNVMKFSIKNNGYLSSLPYLCMWISSLISSWLADKMITSGFMSRTNVRKLGTTIASIGPGAFLVGASYGECDRTIVVVMFTIGMTLMGTFYPGMKVNGLDLSPNYSGSLMAVVNGIGALSGILTPYIVRALTPNELMTEWRLVFWVVFAVFVVTNLIFIFYASGEVQYWNDPEFVRRDREERRRKNDIEKQEKAGKISS